In Streptomyces sp. Li-HN-5-11, the sequence GTTCGTCCTGGGGGCCCTGCACGGCAACCGCAGCGACCTCGACATCCGTGCCCTCTGGCTGGTCGCGGCCATCGCGGCGGCCGCCGCCGTCGTGACCGCGGTCGGCCTCATCGTCCCGCGCAGCGGCCTCAGCCCCTTCTGGGGACGCTTCATGGAGGTCGCCGAGGGCTTCGTCCTGCTGACGCTGGTGCCGCTGGCCCTGGCCGTCTTCAACGTGTACGCGACCGTCCGGTCGATGACCAGCTGACCCGGCCGCGCCCGGCGGTGGGACACGCGCACGCGTGCCTCCCACCCGGTGTCCCATGCCCGCGGACGCTCCACGACGTACCCGCCGGCCATGCGACCGCTTTCAGCGACGGCCCTGCACGAAAGGATTCTTCAGAGTGAGCTTCGGCCCACCACCGTCCGTCTGGACCCAGTCCGCCCTGGCCGCGGACCAGACACGCAAACGCCGCCGCAGCCGGCTGCTGGGCGCCGCGGCCGTCGTCACGGCCGCCGCCCTGGGCCTGGGGGGCTGGCTCCTGTCGTCCGCGGGGGACGACAGGAGCCAGGCCCGGCCCAGGACGTTCGCGGCGGCGCAGAGCCCCGACGACATCCGGGAACCGGTCGAGAAGAACCCCGTCTCGCCGGAGGGCCAGGTGGCGGTGGAGTACAAGGAGAGCGGTCTGGCCAAGACCGTCAAGGGCGATCCGCGGTACGCGCCCGGCACCTGGGCCACGGACAAGATCCTCGCCAAGGGCATCGCCGACCGGATCGTGGGCCTCACGACCGCCGCCAAGGGACCCGAGAAGGCCTGGACGCTCCAGCTGGACGGCCACATCTGCGCCACCAGCAAGCACATCACCGCCGACGGCCGCACGGCGGTCGTCGTACAGCCCAAGAAGCCCGCCGGAACCAAGTCGGACGTCTGCGACGAGGTGGTCTTCTTCGACGTGGACACGGGCAGGAAGCTGTGGCAGGCGAAGATGCCCTCGGCGACCTCGGCCTTCGTGACCGACACCAACCTGACCCTGGTCAAGGGCGTCGTCGCCGTCGCCTGGGGCGAGGGCTCGGTGGCGTACGACATGAGGAACGGCAAGCAGCTGTGGAACAGCACGTCCGTCTCCGCCTGCGAGGACAACGGCTTCGCCGGCGGACGCGCCCTGCTCGTCGTCGAGAGGTGCGGCCCGTCGTCCAACTCCACCTACCGGGTGGAGAAACTGGACCCGCGCACGGGCAGGACCCTGTGGACGTACAAGGTCGCCGACGGCGTCGAGGACGTCTACCTGCCCTCGTCCGATCCGCCGGTGATCGCCGTGGCGGCGGGCGACAGCCTGGTGACCGACCTGATCACCCTCGACGGTGACGGCAGGCACCTCGCCACCATCTCCATGAACGGCTACGACCCGAAGTGCGGCGACCGCGACTTCGGAGCCGGGTACTTCGGCGTCGTGGAGTACTGCGACGGCGTCGTCGTCGGACGGACCCAGGTGTACGTCGTCAGCAAGGACAACACCGAACTGGGCCAGGCCGCCAACTGGATCGTGGCCTTCGACCTCAAGACCGGCAAGACGGGCCGCAAGTTCGACGGCCGTTCCTCGGAGCCGCTCACCCCGATCCAGGTGAGCGGAGACGACCTGCTGGTGTTCCGGCGCAGCTACGACGAGGTCGAACCGTCCGCGGTGGTCAGGTGGGATCCGCGTACCGGCAAGCAGACTCCCTTCCTGCTCTTCGGCCTCCCGGAGGACGACCAGGGCGATCTGGCCGACATCGCGCAGTCGGACATCCTCGTCGCACACGGCCGGGTCTTCTTCGCCAAACGCGAGCTGACCGCCGACGACAAGCACCCCACGTACCCGGTGCTCGCCGTCCTCGGCATCGCCGGCGCGGCCCCCGGCCACTGACGGCCGGCACCGGAGCAAGAGGACGGGCGGCCCCGCAGAGTCCGACAGGCGGCAGAGAGGACGACGGGCGGCACGCACGCGTGCCGCCCGTCGTCGACACGGCTCACTCAGCCGCCGTCCCCCCGTTGTGCGGCGCGGGCTCCAGGTCGAACTCCCCGTCGCGCGCCCCCAGTACGAACGCCCGCCACTCCGCCTCCGTGTAGCGCAGCACAGTGTCGTGGTCGAGGGACGACCGCATGGCCACGGCCCCGCCGGGAAGGTAGGCGATCTCCACGCGCTCCTCGTGCTCCTCGGTGCCCGGCGCGCAGTGCCACTCCACGCCGGAGATGTCGAGGGCGTACAGCTCGTCCCGCTCCCGCTCCTTGCGTGCCTTGATCTCCGCTTCCGTCTCCGCCATGCCGCAGCGACCCCTTCCCGACGTACGTGAACGGTTCCGGCGCTCACCCTAGTGGCCACCCCGGCCCCACCAGCACGGTTCACGGACCGCGGCGAGGGCCCCCGCCACCGCCTGGTACCCTGAGTGACGGCCGTTTGTGTACGCACCCCCGGAGCACCCGCAGGTGACCCTGCACGCCCTGGAGGCCGCGCGCAGCGGACCCCGCCTCCCGAGTAACGGAAGCTCCCCCGCGATGAAGACCGGGGGCACTCGGTGGCCGCTCACAGACTATGAGGAGTACGCGTGTCGCTCGACGCCGCAACGAAGAAGCAGATCATCTCCGAGTTCGGTACCAAGGAGGGTGACACCGGCTCCCCCGAGGTCCAGGTCGCTCTGCTGTCCCGTCGGATCTCCGACCTGACCGAGCACCTCAAGACCCACAAGCACGACCACCACTCCCGCCGTGGTCTGCTGATCCTGGTCGGTCAGCGCCGCCGGCTGCTGCAGTACCTGGCCAAGAAGGACATCCAGCGCTTCCGTACGCTGGTCGACCGCCTCGGCATCCGCCGCGGTGCGGCGGGCGCCAAGTAGGACGCCGTGAAGGGAGCGGTTCCCGGAAGCACCGGGAGCCGCTCCCTTTGCCGTACGTACGGAAACGTGCGGAGTGTCGCTCACGCTTTGTAGTGTGGTAGCACAACGCAATACGGACGACACAGCACGACAAGAAGAGGAGAAGCGCACCTCGCCGCCGCCGGTCCTCGGTAGTGGCCCCCGGGGGGAAGCGAGCCCCGGGTGCTTCGATCGAAGACCGGCCCGCACCAGACGGAGCGCTTCTCCGCCACCGTCCCCGCGCCACACGGGCGTGAGGGACGAGGACGAGGAGAAAACGCTAGTGGAGAACGAGACCCACTACGCCGAAGCCGTCATCGACAACGGTTCCTTCGGCACCCGTACCATCCGCTTCGAGACGGGCCGCCTGGCCAAGCAGGCCGCCGGCTCCGCCGTGGCGTACCTGGACGACGACACCATGGTGCTGTCGGCCACCACCGCCTCCAAGAACCCCAAGGACCAGCTCGACTTCTTCCCGCTGACGGTGGACGTCGAGGAGCGGATGTACGCCGCCGGCAAGATCCCCGGCAGCTTCTTCCGCCGTGAGGGCCGTCCCTCCGAGGACGCCATCCTCACCTGCCGCCTCATCGACCGTCCGCTGCGCCCGTCCTTCAAGAAGGGCCTGCGCAACGAGATCCAGGTCGTCTGCACGGTCATGGCGCTCAACCCCGACCACCTGTACGACGTCGTCGCGATCAACGCCGCGTCCGCGTCCACGCAGCTGGCCGGCCTGCCCTTCTCCGGCCCGATCGGCGGCGTCCGCGTCGCGCTGATCAACGGCCAGTGGGTCGCGTTCCCCACGCACACCGAGCTCGAGGACGCGGTCTTCGACATGGTGGTCGCCGGCCGCGTCCTGGAGGACGGCGACGTCGCGATCATGATGGTCGAGGCCGAGGCCACCGAGAAGACCATCCAGCTGGTCAAGGGCGGCGCCGAGGCGCCCACCGAGGAGGTCGTCGCCGCCGGTCTGGAGGCCGCGAAGCCCTTCATCAAGGTGCTGTGCAGGGCCCAGTCCGACCTCGCCTCGAAGGCCGCCAAGCCGACCGGCGAGTTCCCGATCTACCTGGACTACCAGGACGACGTCCTGGAGGCGCTGACCGCCGCCGTCAAGCCGGAGCTCGCCTCCGCGCTGACCATCGCGGGCAAGCAGGAGCGCGAGGCCGAGCTGGACCGCGTCAAGGGCCTGGCCGCCGAGAAGCTGCTGCCGGAGTTCGAGGGCCGCGAGAAGGAGATCTCCGCCGCGTACCGCTCGCTGACCAAGACCCTGGTCCGCGAGCGCGTCATCAAGGAGAAGAAGCGCATCGACGGCCGCGGTGTCACCGACATCCGCACGCTGGCCGCCGAGGTCGAGGCCATCCCGCGGGTCCACGGTTCCGCGCTGTTCGAGCGTGGCGAGACCCAGATCCTG encodes:
- a CDS encoding PQQ-binding-like beta-propeller repeat protein; translation: MSFGPPPSVWTQSALAADQTRKRRRSRLLGAAAVVTAAALGLGGWLLSSAGDDRSQARPRTFAAAQSPDDIREPVEKNPVSPEGQVAVEYKESGLAKTVKGDPRYAPGTWATDKILAKGIADRIVGLTTAAKGPEKAWTLQLDGHICATSKHITADGRTAVVVQPKKPAGTKSDVCDEVVFFDVDTGRKLWQAKMPSATSAFVTDTNLTLVKGVVAVAWGEGSVAYDMRNGKQLWNSTSVSACEDNGFAGGRALLVVERCGPSSNSTYRVEKLDPRTGRTLWTYKVADGVEDVYLPSSDPPVIAVAAGDSLVTDLITLDGDGRHLATISMNGYDPKCGDRDFGAGYFGVVEYCDGVVVGRTQVYVVSKDNTELGQAANWIVAFDLKTGKTGRKFDGRSSEPLTPIQVSGDDLLVFRRSYDEVEPSAVVRWDPRTGKQTPFLLFGLPEDDQGDLADIAQSDILVAHGRVFFAKRELTADDKHPTYPVLAVLGIAGAAPGH
- a CDS encoding DUF397 domain-containing protein; this translates as MAETEAEIKARKERERDELYALDISGVEWHCAPGTEEHEERVEIAYLPGGAVAMRSSLDHDTVLRYTEAEWRAFVLGARDGEFDLEPAPHNGGTAAE
- the rpsO gene encoding 30S ribosomal protein S15; this translates as MSLDAATKKQIISEFGTKEGDTGSPEVQVALLSRRISDLTEHLKTHKHDHHSRRGLLILVGQRRRLLQYLAKKDIQRFRTLVDRLGIRRGAAGAK
- a CDS encoding polyribonucleotide nucleotidyltransferase, which produces MENETHYAEAVIDNGSFGTRTIRFETGRLAKQAAGSAVAYLDDDTMVLSATTASKNPKDQLDFFPLTVDVEERMYAAGKIPGSFFRREGRPSEDAILTCRLIDRPLRPSFKKGLRNEIQVVCTVMALNPDHLYDVVAINAASASTQLAGLPFSGPIGGVRVALINGQWVAFPTHTELEDAVFDMVVAGRVLEDGDVAIMMVEAEATEKTIQLVKGGAEAPTEEVVAAGLEAAKPFIKVLCRAQSDLASKAAKPTGEFPIYLDYQDDVLEALTAAVKPELASALTIAGKQEREAELDRVKGLAAEKLLPEFEGREKEISAAYRSLTKTLVRERVIKEKKRIDGRGVTDIRTLAAEVEAIPRVHGSALFERGETQILGVTTLNMLRMEQQLDTLSPVTRKRYMHNYNFPPYSTGETGRVGSPKRREIGHGALAERALVPVLPTREEFPYAIRQVSEALGSNGSTSMGSVCASTMSLLNAGVPLKAPVAGIAMGLISQEIEGETHYVTLTDILGAEDAFGDMDFKVAGTKEFVTALQLDTKLDGIPASVLAAALKQARDARLHILDVMMEAIDTPDEMSPNAPRIITVKIPVDKIGEVIGPKGKMINQIQEDTGAEITIEDDGTIYIGAADGPSAEAARTTINGIANPTMPEVGERYLGTVVKTTTFGAFVSLLPGKDGLLHISQIRKLAGGKRVENVEDVLGVGQKVQVEIAEIDSRGKLSLIPVIEGEEGNDEAKDDTDK